A section of the Mercenaria mercenaria strain notata unplaced genomic scaffold, MADL_Memer_1 contig_3380, whole genome shotgun sequence genome encodes:
- the LOC128553010 gene encoding heat shock 70 kDa protein 12A-like: MIIDLGGGTADISVHQKQTNNKLKELHQASGGPWGGTVVDDNFLIWLTDIFGRQIMDTFKKKEMEDYFGLLREFEIKKRSMDPESNQVITMRLPVSLTKLHEEIAHVTLDTKIDDKGLKEFVQLRNEKMRVHPSIVRTWFDVPIINLKSHVKDVLLKENMEKVEMIFLVGGFSESKYVQKSIKDAFPRKKVIIPDDAGLVMLKGAVCFGYTPNTISSRIMPFSYGLHTSQEYDKVQHAGATVKKLGGVKKAADLFDVIIHAGTRVEIGKTIRKGPYKPNNPVKTVLDIYRTKEENPKYINDPGCIRVGRLNISHPGGKSLDDNTLSVDFTFGDAELVVTAENIKKKKLYSTCIDYVG, from the exons ATGATCATTGATCTTGGAG GCGGGACAGCTGATATTTCCGTGCATCAGAAGCAGACAAACAACAAATTAAAGGAACTCCATCAAGCCAGCGGCGGGCCTTGGGGAGGCACAGTTGTTGATGACAACTTCTTAATATGGCTGACAGATATATTTGGACGTCAAATCAtggacacattcaaaaaaaaagaaatggaagaCTATTTTGGCTTACTTAgagaatttgaaattaaaaagagAAGCATGGATCCAGAATCCAATCAAGTAATTACCATGCGATTGCCAGTATCACTTACTAAACTTCATGAAGAAATTGCACACGTTACATTAGACACCAAAATTGACGACAAGGGATTAAAGGAATTTGTTCAATTGAGAAATGAAAAAATGAGAGTCCATCCTTCTATTGTCAGGACATGGTTTGATGTACCGATCATTAATTTGAAAAGTCATGTCAAAGatgttcttttaaaagaaaacatggaaAAGGTCGAAATGATTTTTCTAGTCGGAGGATTTAGTGAAAGCAAATATGTACAAAAAAGCATAAAGGATGcttttccaagaaaaaaagttattattCCTGATGACGCGGGTTTAGTTATGCTGAAAGGTGCTGTATGTTTTGGGTACACGCCGAATACCATATCCTCAAGGATCATGCCCTTTTCATATGGCTTGCATACATCGCAGGAATATGATAAGGTTCAGCATGCTGGTGCTACAGTTAAAAAGCTAGGCGGCGTTAAAAAAGCTGCAGATCTGTTTGATGTAATCATACATGCCGGAACAAGGGTAGAAATTGGCAAAACAATTCGCAAAGGGCCCTACAAGCCGAATAATCCAGTTAAGACAGTATTAGATATATACAGAACAAAAGAGGAAAATCCGAAATACATAAATGATCCTGGATGTATACGTGTAGGCAGACTTAACATTTCACATCCAGGTGGTAAGTCGCTAGACGATAACACACTGAGCGTGGATTTTACGTTTGGTGACGCAGAACTAGTAGTGACAGCAGAAAAcatcaaaaagaaaaaactgtATTCGACATGTATTGACTATGTCGGGTAG